The following coding sequences are from one Parabacteroides pacaensis window:
- a CDS encoding sensor histidine kinase, translating into MDTLADIEKYQLLLDAAQIGWYEAYFTPGCFIISDYVKKLTGHTNEVLTFEEFRLMIREDYRDRITFEFATVKINGVYEQIFPIYTLFGVRWVRSKICRRTVDEAGNVVAFGMLELLSSLENNEARLNDRARINSLLMHFGSLSRALTAFVRMGNLQEAINKVLTEVLNSLTTSGHVYIIQYDYEKYTLSCPYEIYSEGVISTRSTLKDISLHTLAWSTQKMMSLTPVILHTLEDLPPEATAERQLMESEQIASLMLLPMVIKEKVYGFMGVDVVGKPRLWRTEDYQWLSSIANMISICTELFMSEEQAQQERDNLDKVHRILNHSEKMLRNIYMNLPVGVELYDKNGILVDINPKDLEIFGVDSREDVLGISLFNNPNIPPDIADKIHDARPVTFRLNYVFNKIRAYYPTCKNGYLDVLTKISMLYDSQGELINYLLINLDNTEKTIAYNRIEEFENFFTLISRFAKIGYAKYDLLTKEGTAIPQWYHNLGEEVETPLEKVVGIYPHAYPEDVAVITRFFEQVKRNEADSLQTELRIRTTEKTEIAEGDEEEWRWLRINVMRNSLNTDPEKVEMICINYDITELKTSQLKRAKAEELDRLKSAFLANMSHEIRTPLNAIVGFSSLLTDTDSKEEQQQFMEIIQKNNDLLLQLISDILDLSKIEAGTIDFKMGEVDIHAVFEELVTSFKIKMPEGVEIRYTPGLPPCTIQCDKVRLMQVLSNFINNAIKYTFSGSITLHYELLPEKVLFSVTDTGEGMSPEVQSHIFERFYKGNDFKQGTGLGLSICETIVKRLGGDIGVRSEVGKGSEFWFTIPYDIKL; encoded by the coding sequence ATGGATACACTAGCAGATATAGAGAAATACCAGCTTTTACTAGATGCGGCTCAGATAGGGTGGTACGAAGCTTATTTTACTCCCGGTTGTTTTATTATTTCGGATTATGTAAAAAAACTGACCGGACATACCAATGAAGTACTGACTTTTGAGGAATTCCGCTTAATGATACGGGAAGACTATCGCGATCGCATTACGTTCGAATTTGCCACGGTGAAAATAAACGGAGTTTACGAGCAGATATTCCCCATTTATACTCTGTTTGGTGTCCGGTGGGTACGCTCTAAGATATGTCGGCGTACGGTAGACGAGGCGGGAAATGTGGTTGCATTCGGCATGCTGGAATTACTGTCTTCTTTGGAAAATAACGAGGCACGGCTGAACGACCGGGCACGGATCAACAGCCTTTTGATGCACTTCGGCAGCCTTTCTCGTGCCTTAACGGCCTTTGTACGGATGGGCAATTTGCAAGAGGCCATCAACAAAGTTCTTACCGAAGTATTAAATTCACTCACTACTTCCGGCCACGTCTATATTATCCAATATGATTATGAAAAATACACTTTAAGTTGCCCTTACGAAATATATAGTGAAGGAGTGATTTCCACGCGCAGTACTTTAAAAGATATTTCTCTTCATACCTTGGCTTGGTCTACTCAAAAGATGATGAGTTTAACGCCTGTTATTCTTCATACACTCGAAGATTTGCCCCCGGAGGCTACCGCCGAAAGGCAGCTCATGGAGTCCGAGCAAATAGCATCTTTGATGTTGTTACCCATGGTAATAAAAGAGAAAGTGTACGGCTTTATGGGTGTGGATGTGGTAGGAAAACCCCGGTTATGGAGAACGGAAGATTACCAATGGCTTTCTTCCATTGCCAATATGATAAGCATTTGTACGGAACTGTTTATGTCTGAAGAACAAGCCCAGCAGGAACGGGATAATTTAGACAAGGTTCACCGGATATTGAACCACAGTGAAAAGATGCTTCGGAATATCTATATGAATTTGCCGGTAGGCGTAGAACTATACGATAAAAATGGCATCTTGGTAGATATTAACCCGAAAGATCTGGAAATATTCGGGGTCGATTCAAGGGAAGATGTATTAGGAATCAGTTTGTTCAACAATCCGAATATACCACCGGACATAGCAGACAAAATACATGATGCCCGCCCGGTTACTTTCCGTCTTAATTATGTTTTTAACAAGATAAGAGCATATTATCCTACTTGTAAAAATGGCTATCTGGATGTCTTGACCAAGATAAGCATGTTATACGATTCGCAAGGAGAACTAATAAATTACCTTTTAATTAACCTGGATAATACCGAAAAAACAATTGCTTACAACCGGATAGAAGAGTTCGAAAACTTCTTTACTTTGATAAGCCGTTTTGCCAAGATAGGCTACGCCAAGTATGATTTGTTGACGAAAGAAGGTACTGCCATCCCTCAATGGTATCATAATTTAGGAGAAGAAGTGGAAACTCCGCTGGAAAAAGTAGTAGGGATTTACCCGCATGCCTATCCGGAAGACGTAGCTGTAATAACTCGTTTTTTCGAACAAGTAAAAAGAAATGAAGCGGATAGCCTTCAAACCGAGCTGCGTATCCGTACAACGGAAAAAACGGAAATAGCGGAAGGTGACGAAGAAGAATGGCGTTGGCTTCGGATAAATGTAATGCGTAATTCATTGAACACTGATCCGGAGAAGGTCGAAATGATTTGTATTAACTATGATATTACCGAGCTGAAAACAAGCCAGTTGAAACGTGCGAAAGCGGAGGAGTTAGACCGATTAAAATCTGCTTTCCTGGCAAATATGAGCCATGAGATACGCACTCCTTTGAATGCCATTGTAGGCTTTTCTTCTTTATTGACGGATACAGATAGCAAAGAAGAACAACAACAATTTATGGAGATTATCCAGAAAAACAACGATTTGTTGCTTCAGCTTATTTCCGATATCCTGGACTTGTCAAAGATCGAGGCAGGTACCATCGACTTTAAAATGGGGGAGGTAGATATTCATGCCGTCTTTGAAGAACTGGTAACCTCCTTTAAAATCAAAATGCCGGAAGGGGTGGAAATTCGTTATACACCCGGTTTGCCACCCTGCACGATACAGTGTGATAAAGTCCGTTTAATGCAAGTATTATCAAACTTTATTAATAACGCCATTAAGTATACATTTTCCGGTTCCATTACGTTACATTATGAACTGTTGCCGGAGAAAGTGCTTTTCTCTGTAACAGATACCGGCGAAGGAATGTCCCCCGAAGTGCAATCCCACATTTTCGAGCGATTTTATAAAGGAAACGATTTTAAACAAGGTACAGGCTTGGGC
- a CDS encoding MBL fold metallo-hydrolase, producing the protein MCALLTGFQATAGIFESDVFTTKDGKELKLTFIKHASLLLTFDNKTIYIDPVSEYADYSKLPKADVILITHEHGDHLDPQAISLLEKPSTILIANASSVEKLPKGKVMKNGDKLQPLPWLTLEALLAYNTTPGREKYHPKGRDNGYVLTLGGSRIYIAGDTEDIPEMKDLKDIDIAFLPVNQPYTMTVKQAVRATKMFNPSILYPYHYSDTNITELKDALKDDKETEVRIRQLQ; encoded by the coding sequence ATGTGTGCTTTATTAACCGGATTTCAGGCAACGGCCGGAATATTCGAATCGGATGTATTTACAACGAAAGATGGAAAGGAACTCAAACTGACATTTATTAAACATGCCAGTTTGCTACTCACATTTGACAACAAAACGATCTATATAGATCCCGTATCGGAGTATGCAGATTACAGTAAATTGCCCAAGGCAGATGTGATTCTTATTACTCACGAACATGGTGATCATTTAGATCCGCAAGCCATCTCCCTTTTGGAAAAGCCTTCTACTATATTGATAGCCAATGCTTCTTCGGTAGAAAAACTACCTAAAGGAAAGGTAATGAAAAATGGTGATAAGCTGCAACCGCTTCCTTGGCTTACGCTCGAAGCCTTACTGGCATATAATACAACACCGGGACGGGAAAAATACCATCCGAAAGGGCGGGACAACGGATATGTTTTAACGCTGGGCGGATCACGTATTTACATTGCCGGAGATACGGAAGATATACCGGAGATGAAAGATTTGAAGGATATCGATATTGCTTTCCTGCCGGTAAATCAACCTTATACAATGACTGTGAAACAGGCTGTCCGGGCTACTAAGATGTTCAATCCTTCTATTTTATATCCTTATCATTATAGTGATACGAATATAACCGAACTAAAAGATGCATTGAAGGATGACAAAGAAACAGAAGTGCGTATACGGCAGTTGCAATAA
- a CDS encoding MATE family efflux transporter: MNKKILQLAIPAIISNITVPLLGLIDITIAGHLGAASYIGAIAVGGMLFNILYWGFGFLRMGTSGMTSQAYGSRELNETANVLFRAVGVGLFIAMVLLVLQYPIRRIAFSMIDTSRDIEELASLYFNICIWGAPAVLGLYGFTGWFIGMQNSRFPMYIAIIQNVINICFSLSFVLLLKMKVEGIAFGTLIAQWSGFLIAILLWLRYYGRLKSRLHLRTAFHRQAIGHFFSINNDIFLRTLCLIAVTTFFTTSGAKQGEIILAVNTLLMQLFTLFSYIMDGFAYAGEALTGRFIGARNPASLRRSIHLLFRWGVGLALLFTLLYAVGGEGFLRLLTNDTSVIATAGNYYYWALAIPLAGFAAFLWDGIFIGATATRPMLYSMLIASGSFFGIYYSFQGILGNHALWLAFLVYLSLRGIMEMIWSRYVIPSKRIRKQPER, translated from the coding sequence ATGAATAAGAAAATACTTCAACTTGCCATACCTGCTATCATTTCAAATATTACAGTTCCCCTCCTGGGATTGATCGATATAACCATTGCGGGACATTTAGGTGCAGCCTCCTACATCGGAGCGATTGCCGTAGGGGGCATGTTGTTCAATATTCTCTATTGGGGATTCGGATTCCTGCGGATGGGTACAAGCGGAATGACATCGCAGGCATACGGTAGCAGGGAACTTAACGAGACTGCTAACGTACTATTCCGGGCCGTAGGAGTAGGCTTGTTTATCGCTATGGTTCTCTTGGTACTCCAATATCCCATTCGCCGCATAGCTTTTTCTATGATAGATACGAGCCGCGACATAGAAGAACTCGCTTCATTATACTTTAACATTTGTATTTGGGGTGCACCTGCGGTGTTGGGACTGTACGGGTTTACAGGTTGGTTTATCGGCATGCAAAATTCTCGCTTTCCCATGTATATTGCTATCATCCAGAATGTGATAAATATCTGTTTTAGCCTGAGCTTCGTCTTACTGCTGAAGATGAAAGTAGAAGGGATCGCTTTCGGAACGTTAATTGCCCAATGGAGTGGTTTCCTGATAGCGATTCTTTTATGGCTACGCTATTACGGGCGACTGAAATCACGCCTTCATTTACGGACGGCATTTCATCGGCAAGCAATAGGACATTTCTTTTCTATAAATAACGATATCTTTCTACGCACTCTTTGCCTGATTGCCGTTACCACTTTCTTTACGACTTCAGGAGCCAAGCAAGGAGAAATTATTCTGGCAGTGAATACTTTATTAATGCAGCTTTTTACTCTCTTCTCTTATATCATGGACGGATTCGCTTATGCGGGTGAAGCGTTGACTGGACGCTTTATCGGGGCTCGCAACCCGGCCTCTCTACGCCGTTCCATTCATCTGTTATTTCGCTGGGGTGTCGGACTGGCTCTTCTTTTTACTTTGCTTTATGCCGTAGGCGGTGAAGGTTTTTTACGTCTCCTTACTAATGATACTTCTGTAATTGCAACGGCAGGAAACTATTATTATTGGGCACTGGCTATTCCGCTGGCCGGATTTGCAGCTTTTTTATGGGATGGTATTTTTATAGGGGCTACAGCTACGCGGCCTATGTTATATTCCATGCTTATCGCTTCAGGAAGTTTCTTCGGAATATACTACAGCTTTCAAGGTATACTAGGAAACCATGCGTTATGGCTGGCATTCCTCGTTTATCTTTCCTTACGCGGGATAATGGAAATGATCTGGAGCCGATACGTCATCCCTTCAAAAAGAATCCGGAAACAACCGGAAAGATGA
- a CDS encoding cyclic nucleotide-binding domain-containing protein, with protein sequence MPGKIFSAVFIIKKGIFVGKEINTLELANWGRKLVERHFLEMDSWLISYSIPRAEARYETLLRKNPEILQQIPLKHIATYLWITPQSLSRIRAEYRKRKTKYKT encoded by the coding sequence TTGCCAGGGAAGATATTTTCAGCTGTATTTATTATCAAAAAAGGCATTTTTGTAGGAAAAGAAATAAATACGTTAGAATTGGCAAACTGGGGACGTAAACTGGTAGAACGTCATTTCTTGGAAATGGATAGCTGGCTAATAAGTTATAGCATTCCGCGAGCCGAAGCTCGTTACGAAACGTTGCTTCGCAAAAATCCGGAAATACTACAACAAATACCTCTAAAGCATATTGCTACTTACTTATGGATTACTCCGCAATCGTTAAGCCGGATACGAGCGGAGTACAGAAAAAGAAAAACGAAGTACAAAACTTAA
- a CDS encoding porin, which yields MKTIPFLTCFFAMTALNIGMAYAQNHPAKNKENPELAIVIGDSTRSKEVIDVFIENAPKAFTAPHAPRFAIIGKDRKFYLGIGGYAKTTVSFDWGNPIRSATNFTTSAIPMHGIRKGDGGLLQFSAATSNIFANFVAMPGDENQLGVYINGNFLGNGYGFELTYAYLTYRGITAGYNYSLFSDMAAAPPTIDYENAPGFTAIPNMVVDYAYTFDSRWSLGIGAEMPIASATTDSYTYMVNQRIPDIPAYVQFAWDEGSSWLRVSGILRNMQYHDIKEGKNRINTAWGVKASGSWNFYNRLIAYYQAAYGQGITSYFQDVYEGGLDMVPDAVTPGKLKNVEAWGGYFGLQYNITKTTFLSCTYSQVRDYADRYNEGSVAWGEQYKYAQYLVGNMFWNLTPNLQMGVEYLWGRRVNMDGNNHHDNRLQAMMQLNF from the coding sequence ATGAAAACAATTCCATTTTTAACATGCTTCTTTGCCATGACCGCGCTAAACATAGGTATGGCTTATGCTCAAAATCATCCTGCCAAGAATAAGGAAAATCCGGAGTTGGCAATCGTTATCGGCGACAGTACCCGGTCGAAAGAGGTGATTGATGTGTTTATTGAAAATGCTCCGAAAGCATTTACCGCTCCGCATGCTCCACGATTTGCCATTATTGGAAAAGATCGTAAGTTTTATTTGGGTATAGGAGGATATGCAAAAACTACGGTGTCCTTTGATTGGGGAAATCCAATAAGAAGTGCGACTAATTTTACCACAAGTGCCATACCGATGCACGGAATCCGGAAAGGAGATGGCGGTTTGTTACAGTTTAGTGCTGCTACGAGTAACATTTTTGCCAACTTTGTAGCTATGCCGGGTGATGAGAATCAATTGGGAGTGTATATAAACGGTAATTTCTTAGGAAACGGGTATGGCTTTGAGTTGACTTATGCATATTTAACCTATCGGGGCATTACAGCCGGTTATAATTATAGCCTTTTCTCGGATATGGCTGCCGCGCCTCCTACTATTGATTATGAAAATGCACCAGGTTTCACGGCAATTCCTAATATGGTTGTAGATTATGCTTATACGTTCGACTCTCGTTGGAGTTTAGGCATAGGTGCAGAAATGCCTATTGCAAGTGCTACTACCGATAGTTATACATATATGGTAAATCAGCGTATTCCCGATATTCCGGCTTATGTACAATTTGCGTGGGATGAAGGAAGTAGTTGGTTACGCGTATCCGGTATTTTGCGTAATATGCAATACCATGATATTAAAGAGGGTAAGAACCGAATTAATACTGCATGGGGTGTAAAAGCAAGTGGGAGTTGGAACTTCTATAATCGTTTAATTGCTTACTATCAGGCCGCTTACGGACAAGGGATTACCAGTTATTTCCAAGACGTTTATGAGGGTGGTTTGGATATGGTTCCTGATGCTGTCACTCCTGGAAAGCTTAAAAATGTAGAAGCATGGGGCGGTTATTTCGGATTGCAATATAATATTACCAAGACAACTTTCCTTTCTTGTACTTATAGTCAGGTTCGCGATTATGCAGACAGGTATAATGAAGGATCGGTAGCATGGGGTGAACAATATAAATATGCTCAATATTTAGTAGGCAATATGTTTTGGAATCTTACTCCTAATTTGCAAATGGGTGTTGAGTACTTGTGGGGACGTCGGGTAAATATGGATGGAAACAATCATCATGATAACCGGTTACAGGCTATGATGCAATTGAATTTCTAA
- a CDS encoding MFS transporter codes for MDIKTGKGTIPLLTLIAIWSISLVVNLPGLAVSPMLGDLDKIFPHTSELEIQLLTVLPNLLIIPFVLLSGRLSLSKNKVTIVIFALVVYLVSGLLYLFAKSMTALILISCLLGMGCGLLIPLAAGLLADTFVGKYRMQQLGIKSGISNVSLVLATFVVGWLGGGNWHLPFLVYLLPLIPLAFSPFLKSLDHKVIKPSVSNKSKVTVDKSAPVSSSISVPNGEKVKDGFILSRLYGIMGLYFFVCFGTVIISYYLPFLVQEYKIDTSWLGTITAIFFLAVFLPGFFLPVIIQMFKQGTLYLAIASMALGLFYIGTTHNTWGMCVASFLMGFGYGIAQPVVYDKATATVLIENKATLALSFVLAVNYLAITVTPFLMDFIRTLFHSHSNQFPFLMNAVLMLVFGIIAVFYRNSFTFKINEEYYKK; via the coding sequence ATGGATATAAAGACAGGAAAGGGAACCATTCCCTTGTTGACGCTGATAGCCATTTGGTCTATTTCGTTGGTCGTGAACTTACCGGGGCTTGCAGTAAGTCCTATGCTCGGCGACCTGGACAAAATATTTCCTCATACCTCAGAGTTGGAGATCCAGTTACTCACGGTATTACCCAACCTGCTGATAATTCCATTTGTGCTATTATCCGGCCGGTTGTCGTTGTCGAAAAACAAAGTAACGATTGTTATATTTGCCTTAGTAGTTTATTTAGTTAGCGGCTTACTTTATTTGTTTGCAAAGAGTATGACGGCATTAATCCTCATCAGTTGCCTACTTGGTATGGGATGTGGTTTGCTGATACCGTTGGCTGCCGGACTTCTTGCAGATACTTTCGTTGGTAAGTACCGAATGCAGCAACTGGGCATTAAATCTGGTATTTCCAATGTCTCATTGGTGCTAGCCACTTTTGTGGTAGGATGGCTAGGTGGAGGCAACTGGCATCTTCCCTTTCTTGTTTATTTGTTACCTCTGATTCCTTTAGCCTTTTCTCCTTTTTTAAAGAGTTTGGATCATAAGGTAATAAAGCCTTCTGTGAGTAATAAATCTAAAGTTACAGTTGATAAATCTGCTCCAGTATCTTCTTCTATATCTGTACCGAATGGAGAAAAAGTGAAGGATGGCTTTATATTAAGTCGTTTGTACGGAATAATGGGATTATACTTTTTTGTTTGTTTTGGCACGGTTATTATATCTTATTATTTGCCATTCTTAGTGCAAGAATATAAAATAGATACCTCTTGGCTAGGTACGATTACTGCTATCTTTTTCTTAGCAGTCTTTTTACCGGGCTTCTTTTTGCCGGTTATTATCCAGATGTTTAAGCAAGGCACTCTTTATTTGGCTATCGCTTCGATGGCTCTAGGATTATTTTATATAGGTACTACCCATAACACATGGGGAATGTGCGTTGCTTCTTTCCTCATGGGATTCGGATACGGAATAGCTCAACCTGTAGTATATGATAAAGCTACTGCCACTGTTCTTATTGAAAATAAAGCGACATTGGCTTTATCTTTTGTATTAGCTGTAAATTATTTAGCTATTACTGTTACCCCATTTCTTATGGATTTTATTCGCACGCTATTTCACAGCCACAGTAACCAATTTCCTTTCTTGATGAATGCTGTGTTGATGTTGGTATTTGGTATTATTGCTGTATTTTATCGAAACTCATTTACTTTCAAGATAAATGAAGAGTATTACAAAAAATAA
- the gadC gene encoding putative glutamine/gamma-aminobutyrate antiporter GadC yields MATNTQNTSKGNISQGVSSPKVHSVDASNEGSSIASTNATGSSTTGTPVSGTSSRTVRPPKKILGISMITMTIMIVTTIVSLRGLSSQAEFGLTSIFYYIFAAVVFLIPFSLVCAELASTFTQSGGLFRWVSEAFGARWGWAAMYLEWQTVVIWFPSVLMFSSVSLAYIFWPEAFDARLASNKLYTIIVLLAVYWFSTFNTFRGLKSANKLSTLGGLFGTIIPAAIIILLGIIYVVMGKPIELPLHQSFWPDFSQFNTIVLAASIFLFYGGMEMQAVHIQQMKNPASEYPKSVFLAALIIILIFVLATLAIGVVVPEKKINLLQSLLVAYRDLWASVGLPWMGNVMALLITFGVIGQVSVIIAGPSTGILAVGKAGYLPRSLQKTNKAGIQTPILYIQAIFVTLLTFVLVLLPSVQSAYQIMSQMATIIYLIMVILIYAACIWLRHTQPNKRRGFKIPGGAFGIWFVTILGIAGAFLALVLSFVPPSQISTGSPEVYIAILAVGVVIFFALPFVVYANRKKSWRDPHTTFEPFDWEIEGRKPSEVSHWPAGYVPTEAQIDKAIAEEKA; encoded by the coding sequence ATGGCAACAAATACTCAAAATACTTCTAAAGGGAATATCTCTCAAGGAGTATCTTCTCCAAAAGTCCATTCGGTAGACGCCTCTAATGAGGGTTCTTCTATTGCGTCTACTAATGCTACAGGATCTTCTACTACGGGGACTCCTGTTTCGGGGACTAGCAGCCGGACAGTTCGTCCACCTAAAAAAATCTTGGGTATCTCTATGATAACCATGACTATTATGATTGTCACTACCATTGTAAGTTTGCGCGGGCTTTCTTCACAAGCTGAATTTGGGTTGACATCTATTTTCTATTATATTTTTGCAGCGGTTGTATTCTTGATTCCATTTTCATTGGTATGTGCCGAATTGGCGTCTACTTTTACCCAAAGCGGTGGTTTATTTCGTTGGGTATCCGAAGCGTTCGGTGCACGTTGGGGATGGGCTGCTATGTATTTGGAATGGCAAACTGTGGTGATTTGGTTTCCTTCCGTGTTGATGTTTTCTAGCGTTTCGTTAGCTTATATTTTCTGGCCGGAAGCATTTGATGCTCGTTTGGCAAGTAACAAATTGTATACCATTATTGTGTTATTGGCTGTTTACTGGTTTAGTACTTTTAATACATTCAGAGGATTGAAATCAGCCAACAAATTAAGTACATTAGGTGGTTTATTTGGTACTATTATACCTGCTGCTATTATTATTTTACTTGGTATTATTTATGTGGTAATGGGTAAGCCGATCGAGTTACCTTTACATCAGTCATTTTGGCCGGACTTCAGTCAGTTTAATACCATTGTGTTGGCAGCCAGTATTTTCTTGTTTTATGGAGGTATGGAAATGCAGGCCGTACACATCCAACAAATGAAAAATCCGGCATCGGAATATCCCAAATCTGTTTTCTTAGCAGCTCTTATTATTATTCTCATTTTCGTATTGGCAACTCTTGCTATCGGCGTAGTTGTTCCGGAAAAGAAAATAAATTTGTTGCAAAGTCTTTTAGTAGCTTATCGTGATTTATGGGCATCCGTAGGATTGCCGTGGATGGGAAATGTAATGGCTTTGTTGATTACATTTGGTGTAATAGGACAAGTTAGTGTTATTATTGCAGGTCCTTCTACTGGTATTTTAGCGGTTGGTAAAGCTGGTTATTTGCCACGATCTTTACAAAAGACAAATAAAGCGGGTATTCAAACACCTATTCTTTATATCCAGGCAATTTTCGTAACATTACTTACGTTCGTATTGGTTCTGCTCCCCTCTGTACAATCTGCTTACCAGATTATGAGCCAGATGGCAACGATTATTTACTTGATTATGGTAATATTAATTTATGCCGCTTGTATTTGGTTACGTCATACTCAGCCGAATAAGAGAAGAGGATTTAAGATCCCTGGAGGTGCTTTTGGAATTTGGTTTGTTACCATTTTAGGCATTGCCGGTGCATTTTTAGCATTAGTGTTAAGTTTTGTACCACCCTCGCAGATCAGTACCGGTAGTCCGGAAGTATATATTGCTATTTTAGCTGTAGGAGTAGTTATCTTTTTTGCTTTACCTTTTGTCGTTTATGCTAATCGAAAGAAATCTTGGAGAGATCCGCATACTACATTCGAGCCGTTCGACTGGGAGATAGAAGGGCGTAAACCGAGCGAGGTTTCCCATTGGCCTGCAGGTTATGTACCAACAGAAGCTCAAATAGATAAAGCTATTGCAGAAGAAAAAGCCTAA
- a CDS encoding phosphatidylserine decarboxylase has translation MADTKYAPVVQELIDMISENSWGEKFNQALQSAKKYNIAAMDDINTLDDYFTWLDKQLHWVPVEDYYGKTVYEHVCKFYFILDQEPVLSLQNKVMPNDKMQPLTPLSAWMVKFVNSFGEFMDTPESLTPESEKTFYDSPLYNMNEYMRPRGGWKTYNDLFARFCKPGLRPVAAVTDSSVIVSPADSTFGGQWEIRSNSHVNIKGLHWRVMELLEGSPYQNRFEGGYFTHSFLNTYDYHREHAPVGGTVVESRNIQGTVYLQVVAEPIPGDPNGAHQIVAKREFDAPDKPGYEFIQTRGLVVIDSPIGLVAVLPMGMAQVSSVVLTAEEGRTLRKGEEISYFQFGGSDIVMLFEARSNVSFTAQPGVHYRYGTRLAKAYPVI, from the coding sequence ATGGCAGATACAAAATATGCTCCTGTTGTCCAGGAATTAATCGATATGATTAGTGAGAACAGTTGGGGAGAGAAATTTAATCAGGCTTTACAGAGTGCGAAAAAATATAATATCGCTGCAATGGACGATATTAATACGTTAGATGATTATTTTACTTGGCTTGATAAACAATTACATTGGGTTCCTGTAGAAGATTATTACGGTAAGACTGTCTATGAACATGTTTGTAAATTTTACTTTATTCTAGACCAAGAACCCGTATTGAGTCTCCAGAATAAAGTAATGCCTAACGACAAGATGCAACCACTTACTCCTCTTTCTGCTTGGATGGTGAAATTTGTGAATAGCTTTGGAGAATTTATGGATACTCCCGAGTCACTTACTCCGGAATCGGAAAAGACATTCTATGATTCTCCTCTATATAATATGAACGAATATATGCGTCCACGTGGAGGTTGGAAAACTTATAATGACCTGTTTGCTCGTTTTTGCAAACCGGGACTTCGCCCGGTAGCGGCTGTTACGGATTCTTCCGTAATCGTTTCTCCGGCAGATTCTACTTTTGGTGGTCAGTGGGAAATCCGTTCGAATTCTCATGTGAATATTAAGGGATTACACTGGAGAGTAATGGAATTACTAGAAGGAAGTCCTTATCAAAATCGTTTTGAAGGAGGGTACTTCACTCATTCTTTCTTGAATACTTACGATTATCACCGGGAACATGCTCCTGTTGGGGGAACAGTAGTTGAATCTCGTAATATCCAAGGTACGGTGTATTTGCAGGTAGTAGCAGAACCTATACCCGGGGATCCGAATGGAGCACATCAAATTGTTGCTAAACGTGAATTTGACGCACCTGATAAACCGGGTTACGAATTTATTCAAACTCGTGGCTTAGTAGTTATTGATAGTCCTATCGGTTTAGTCGCTGTTTTACCGATGGGTATGGCACAAGTTTCATCTGTTGTATTAACTGCTGAAGAAGGACGTACATTACGTAAAGGAGAAGAAATTTCTTATTTCCAATTCGGTGGTTCAGATATTGTAATGTTATTTGAAGCACGTAGTAATGTGAGTTTTACTGCTCAACCGGGAGTACATTACCGGTATGGAACACGGTTAGCAAAAGCATATCCGGTAATATAA